From the genome of bacterium:
GCGGACGGTCCGGTCCTTGAGCTGCTTCTCGACGATCGCCAAACCCTCGGCGATCTCCTTCTCGTCAACGCTCGCGCAGTACCGACCCAGGAGGAACTCGACAACATAGGTCGGCACCGGGTACTGCCGGGAGTAGCGGCGCACCAAGTCCTTCCGCACGAGGTACCCGTCGAAGACCGACGCGGCGAGTCGATCGAGATCATCCATCTGCACGCTCATCGGGCTTCTCCGATCGTCGTCGCTTCGGAGGCGACGACATTGCCGTCACCGTCGAGAACCACGACGACGGCGGCGGCCCCTTCGTGGGTGTCGTCCACGACCACACTCGCCGCCCCGGCGTCGCCGAGCACGGCGGGGGCGCTTACAACGCTCGTGTCCTCGCGGAGCCGGTTGCGGCGCAGGTCGATCCTCAGTCCCGCGACGCTGGCGTCGACGCGAACGCGGCAGCGCATGCCGCGCCACGTCACCTCGCTGATCGTCGCGCGGACGGCGGGTGCGCGCCGCTCCACCACGAGAACGGGCACGACGCATTCCTGCGGGCTGATCCCGCCGTGGGCGTACTCGGCTCCGGCGACGAACGACCCGATGCCCGGCGGCATCGCGATCATCGTGTCCGGATCCCAGTGCCACGGATAGGTCGGAACGTCCGTCGTGGAGGCGCCGCGCACGGCGGCGCAGCGTGCCCAGCGACTCTCGACCACGGAAGCCGGAAGCGCGACCTTCGGCAGTCCCCCGGGGAGCATGAGCCAGCCGTGGTCGGTCACGACGGTGACCCGCGGCCATCCGTCGTCGAGGAGCTGCGCGACCCGCGCGGCGACCGCCTGCAACTCGACCTCGAGCTGGGAAACGAGCCGGGCGTTCATCTTGTGGCCCAGTTCGTCGATCTGGCCGATCTCCGTCCAGCCGCCCGTCACCCCGCCGACGGGAAGGCGCGTCTCGCCCCGTCCCATAATCGCGAATCCACGCCGCGCCATCTCCTCGCGCAGGCGGTTCGCGTCGGCGGGGCGGCCCGCGGCGCCGAGACGCGGCGTAAAGGTCTCGATCGAGGCCACGCCGCCGACGGCATCGGCCACCGGCGTTGCCAGCGGCTTCGCGGTCGACGTTACCGTCGGAAGCGGCGCGAGCCTGTGGCCCACACCGACGCGAAGCGCGCGGGCCTCGAGCAGCTCGCCGAGCCGGACGGCCAGATCGAAGCGCAGCCCGTCGACGAAGACGAAGCACGTCTCGGGATCGGCGCGGTACGCGGCAGCGCGCTCTCGCACGCCGGCCGGGCCCGCGGCGACGAGGGCCTGAAGACGGCGCGCCCCCGCGTCGAGCCACGGTTCGTAGAGGTGTCGGGCCGCGCGATCGACGATCTCGCGCTGCGCCGGCTCGAGCGGCTGCGCCAAGACATCGAGCAGCGCGCGATCGACGCGCCAGCCCCGCTCGGCGTAGTCGCGCGAGAACGAATCGAGCGATTCGCCTGACGGAACCGTCGTCGCGCCCTGCGCCAGACGTGCCAGGGGATCCGTGACGAGCGCGAGCGGGCTCCGCCCGAGGCGGGCCCAGACACCCGCGCGACGCGGTCCATGCTCCCGCTCGAGCACGAGAACGCGGTCGCAGGCAGCGCCATGGCCCAGGGCGACGATCTCTCCGAGCGCTGTCGCGAGCGCGCGCTCCTCGGCGTCGTTGCTGGCGGGGAGCCGCGTCTGGTCGACGAGCAGGTCCTTGGGCTGAACCCCGCCGAGCCGCTCGGCAACGCCCGGGTAGAGGCGCGGCGCCTCGGCGTACCGCCGCCAGACGTCGTCCCAGCGGTCGCCACCGTGCGCCAGACGCGACGCGGCTTCCTCGGGGCCGTCCTCCTCGGGATCGAATCCGAACTGCCGCCGGCAGACGTCGAGGAAGGTCGCCCAGCGCGCGGCCTCGCATGCGGACCGGAAGCGCTCGGGCTGGCCGATCCACGAGAGGAGATCGCGCGGCGGATCGTCGACGGCGAGGCGGTCGAAGTCCTCGGCTTCGAGGCGGCGGCCGGTGAGAGCCTCGACCGACGTCGCGGCGACAAGCGGGAGCGCGCGTCGCAGCGCGTCCGCGGTCGGTCGGTCGCCGGCGATGTCGAGCCCGAGGCCGTGCGTCGAGCCGAGGAAAGCCTCGATCGTCCATTCGCGGCCGTTGCTCTGGTGCCACGTCGCCCCGCGGTACTGCAGCTCGATCAACGGCTGGAACTCCGCCGGGCAGGCATCGCCGGCGCGCAGCTCCTGCCGCCCCACGCCGGGCAGATAGAGGACGGGAACCGAGTCGTCGGGCAGCGCGAGGCCGGGCAGCGCGCGGTCCACGACGCACTTGAGCCAGATCACCGGACCCTGGCGGTCGTCGGGCGCATACGGACCGAGGACGAACAGCTCGGGGAGCGCCGCCCGAAGCGGCGCGACGAGCTGCCGCCACTCGCCGTCGGGATCGGGCCAGAGCAGCGCCACGGGCGGCGCGTCGCTCCCCGCGGCGTGCCGCGTCGCGCCGCGCAGCGCCTCGACGAGGGCGTCAAGCACGGTCATCGCGCACCTCCGCGCGAACATCCCTGAGGGTCCCCGCTCGCGCCGACCAAGGCGCGCTCCCGCACGGCCTCCTTGAACGCTCGTCTGTAGTGGAGGTCGTTCCAGCGGTTGCCGTCGAACTCAGGGCCGCCGCCGAAGTCGGCGGTCGTCCCGTCCCAGCTCCAGAACCACGGGAAGTCCTTTTTGTCGCGCGCGACTTCCTTGCCGCGGTCCTTGTCCCACTTGACGTTCGGCGTGACGCGGAGGATCGAGGCGTTCCGGCCTCGGGCGTTGAGCGGCCGCGCGGTGACGAACGGTCGGACGTTGAGCCGCACGCCGTCGTCGAGGTCGGGCTCCCAGCCGATCGCCTGCTGGCGGAGCGGCTTCCACCGGACGAAGAGGTCGTACGGCGCCTCGCCGTCGAGGATCCCCTGCAACTCGCCGCGCAGGTGTTCCGCCGCGGCGAGGCGCGCGTCCGCCCCCTCGACGCCGGCCTTCTGGTCCGCGCGCTGGCGGTCGATCCAGTCGCCGAGGTAGGCGTAGATCAGTTTCTCGAGCGTTCGCCGGCCGCCGCCGTCGGGCGCGGCGAGCCGGTGGTAGTTCACGAGCGCGCCAAATCCGTCGTCCCGGCCGTCCCAGACGTGCCAGATGAACGGCCGCTGGTGGAAACGCTGGCAGTGCTGCTCGAAGAACCCGTCGCGCAGCCAGTCCTCAAGCGTGCGGCCGGCGAATCCGGCCGCCGTCAGGAGCGCGTTCTGCTGCGCGGCGGTCCACGGTCCTTCTTCCCACGCCGCGGCGAGCAGTGCCTGCAGGCGCTCGGCGGCGCGCGGCTCGCCGCGCAGCGGAACAAGACAGACGATCCCGTCCTCGTCCGCGTGCGTGTCGAGCGTCGCGCAGCGCCTCACCCATTCGCGCTGCTCAGGCGCGAGTTCCATCGATTCGTCGAACTCGGCCGGCCAGCGGTAGCCGAGCAGGCGCGCGACCGCCACCTGCAGCGAGTCGGCGCTCAGGCGCGGCGCGCCGTGCGCGGTCCGCTTGGTCGATTCGTCCCAGACGACGGAGCCGAACGGATGGCCGTGGAAGATCCACTGCGTCGGGTCGTCGGAGAAGGGTTGGGGGAGGCCGTGCGGGTAGCGCTCATTGGCGACCGCTGTCCAGCGAACGAGGTCGAAGGGAACCTTGACGAGGGTCGCGTTCGTCACGTTGAGCTTCTGATCGATGCGGCGCACGGCTTCGGCGTACTCGGGGGACGAGCAGAAGCACCACACGGCGGGGAGGTGCTTCCTATCGCTGGGGACAATGGCAGCACTGTTCATGTCCCACGCGCTGCCGCTCGCGAGTGTCACGGGCAGAGAACGCATCTGGCGCACCGCCACACTTGGCGCATCCCAGGCCACCTGACCCTGTATCCGTGCGGCGGGAGAAGCGGCGAGTTCACCGGTGCCCTGTTCCCAAAGAAACACCTGTTCACGTCCAACGAAAAGCTGACTGTCGTCCCCTGTTGACTGGAAGGGTGCCCAATGCCCGCCCCCAGATGTCTCCCAGAAGAAGGCGATGAAGTGGGGGTTATCTCCGGTCGTAATGCCCTGATAGGAGTTGGCCCTTGACGCCAAGAGCGGAGTATTGCCGCCTTCGTCAAGGCCGATACGGCAATCCGGGTTGGCCAGCTGCGCCGCTTGTCCCACCGACCGCAACCCCGCCGACACGAGCAGCCCCGCCTTCGCCTGAGCCGTGCGTGGGCCGCTCGCGTCGAGGCCGCGGAGGGTGTGCGTGGGCAGCGGCTGGCCGTTGGTCTGGGTGAGCAGGATCGTGAACGCCCCCGCCGCCTGCGCGCTCTCAAACCCACCCTCGCCGAGCCGTGCCAGAAGGTCCCACGTCTTCGTCGTCAGCAGCCGCTCGCGCTGCTTCCTGTAGCTCGTCAGGAACAACCAGTTCTGCGGCATGACGAGTTGCACGACGCCCGCGTGGCGCGGCCGGGCGAGCTCGAGGCAACGTTCGAGGAACACGTTGGCCAGGTCGTTCTTCGCGCTGGCGTAATGCCGTTCGCAGAAGTCCCGCAGCTCGGCGCACTGCTTGCCCCGCGCAAGGTAGGGGACGTTCGTGATCACGAGGTGATAGCGCCGCGTCAAGAGGTCGGCGGCGGCGGCGGCGCCTTGCGCGGCGACGGCCAGTTCGAGGCCGGCGCTATCGCCGTCTTCGGCCTTCAGCGCGCACTCCAGCAGCGGCCGGATCGAGACGATCTCGGCGGCGAACAGCGGACCGGTCACGCGCAGCGGGTCGATCAGGCTCCCGAGGATCGGCGCCTGCCGGAAGAGCGCGTGGAGCATCTCCATCGTGCCGCGCGCTTGCCGGTCCGCGCCGGCGAGCGCGGCCCAGTCCTCCTCGCGTGCACTGACCGCGAGACCCGAGCAGGCGAGGTTCAACCGCGGCAGGGTCCGGTAGCCGCCCATCCGCCACGCGCACAGCGCGAGATTGAACGCGGCGAGTTGCGTGCAGCGCGGATCGAGCTCGAGGCCGAAGAGGTTGTCGCGCAGCACCGCATCGGCGGCGTCGGGCAGCGAGAGCGACTCCTCCCGCATCCGCAGGGCGGCGAGGATCGGGAGCGCGAAGACGAGGAAGTGGCCGCTTCCCATGCACGGATCGAGGAGCGTTAGTTCCTTGGCCGACGTCGGCCAGCCCGGGTGCGTTCCCGCGGCGGGGCGCCAGGCATCGTCCTCCCGGACGAAGCGCAGGTACGTCCACGAGACGCCCGGGACGGCGCAGGCCTGACGCAGCTCCTCCTCCGACGAAGCCTCCCGCGCGAGTCCGGGACGCGCGGCGAGGATCTTTCCTGCCCACCACGCACCAAGGGAGTTGTGGAGCAGGAAGAGGACCATGTAGTCCTCGGTGAAGAGCTGAGTGACGGACGCCAGTTCGTCGGCGCCGATCTTCACCCCGGAGGCGTTGACGGCCTCCTTCGCGTCGGCCTGCCAGAACTGGTACACCCAGCCGAGGCTGTCGTCGGCGACGAACACCTCGAGCGAGAGCGCCTCGAGCCGCGACTCGAGTTCCTGTCGTGTCTCCGGAGGCAAAGAGACGTCTAGAACCGGATCGTCTTCGCGGAAGATCTGCGGCAGCATCGACTGCGCGAACCCGGCGGCGAGCCCGATCCAGTCACAGCGACGCTCCGCGGCCAGCTCGCGGCAGTCGGCGAGCGAAATCGGGTGTCCCGACGTCGGCTCGATGAGCAGCTCGTTTTCGGCGAGGAACCGGGCGAACAGCATCCGGTGCCAGTGTTCGTAGGCGCACTCGGCCGTGAGCCTGTCGATCGCCTGGGTGCCCGCATGCGCGTCGCGGGCGTCGCCGAGCTGCCGCCCATGCGCGCGCAGCCGGGCGCGCAGCGCACGCTCGTCGG
Proteins encoded in this window:
- the pglZ gene encoding BREX-1 system phosphatase PglZ type B, which produces MTVLDALVEALRGATRHAAGSDAPPVALLWPDPDGEWRQLVAPLRAALPELFVLGPYAPDDRQGPVIWLKCVVDRALPGLALPDDSVPVLYLPGVGRQELRAGDACPAEFQPLIELQYRGATWHQSNGREWTIEAFLGSTHGLGLDIAGDRPTADALRRALPLVAATSVEALTGRRLEAEDFDRLAVDDPPRDLLSWIGQPERFRSACEAARWATFLDVCRRQFGFDPEEDGPEEAASRLAHGGDRWDDVWRRYAEAPRLYPGVAERLGGVQPKDLLVDQTRLPASNDAEERALATALGEIVALGHGAACDRVLVLEREHGPRRAGVWARLGRSPLALVTDPLARLAQGATTVPSGESLDSFSRDYAERGWRVDRALLDVLAQPLEPAQREIVDRAARHLYEPWLDAGARRLQALVAAGPAGVRERAAAYRADPETCFVFVDGLRFDLAVRLGELLEARALRVGVGHRLAPLPTVTSTAKPLATPVADAVGGVASIETFTPRLGAAGRPADANRLREEMARRGFAIMGRGETRLPVGGVTGGWTEIGQIDELGHKMNARLVSQLEVELQAVAARVAQLLDDGWPRVTVVTDHGWLMLPGGLPKVALPASVVESRWARCAAVRGASTTDVPTYPWHWDPDTMIAMPPGIGSFVAGAEYAHGGISPQECVVPVLVVERRAPAVRATISEVTWRGMRCRVRVDASVAGLRIDLRRNRLREDTSVVSAPAVLGDAGAASVVVDDTHEGAAAVVVVLDGDGNVVASEATTIGEAR
- a CDS encoding BREX-1 system adenine-specific DNA-methyltransferase PglX; this encodes MLFARFLAENELLIEPTSGHPISLADCRELAAERRCDWIGLAAGFAQSMLPQIFREDDPVLDVSLPPETRQELESRLEALSLEVFVADDSLGWVYQFWQADAKEAVNASGVKIGADELASVTQLFTEDYMVLFLLHNSLGAWWAGKILAARPGLAREASSEEELRQACAVPGVSWTYLRFVREDDAWRPAAGTHPGWPTSAKELTLLDPCMGSGHFLVFALPILAALRMREESLSLPDAADAVLRDNLFGLELDPRCTQLAAFNLALCAWRMGGYRTLPRLNLACSGLAVSAREEDWAALAGADRQARGTMEMLHALFRQAPILGSLIDPLRVTGPLFAAEIVSIRPLLECALKAEDGDSAGLELAVAAQGAAAAADLLTRRYHLVITNVPYLARGKQCAELRDFCERHYASAKNDLANVFLERCLELARPRHAGVVQLVMPQNWLFLTSYRKQRERLLTTKTWDLLARLGEGGFESAQAAGAFTILLTQTNGQPLPTHTLRGLDASGPRTAQAKAGLLVSAGLRSVGQAAQLANPDCRIGLDEGGNTPLLASRANSYQGITTGDNPHFIAFFWETSGGGHWAPFQSTGDDSQLFVGREQVFLWEQGTGELAASPAARIQGQVAWDAPSVAVRQMRSLPVTLASGSAWDMNSAAIVPSDRKHLPAVWCFCSSPEYAEAVRRIDQKLNVTNATLVKVPFDLVRWTAVANERYPHGLPQPFSDDPTQWIFHGHPFGSVVWDESTKRTAHGAPRLSADSLQVAVARLLGYRWPAEFDESMELAPEQREWVRRCATLDTHADEDGIVCLVPLRGEPRAAERLQALLAAAWEEGPWTAAQQNALLTAAGFAGRTLEDWLRDGFFEQHCQRFHQRPFIWHVWDGRDDGFGALVNYHRLAAPDGGGRRTLEKLIYAYLGDWIDRQRADQKAGVEGADARLAAAEHLRGELQGILDGEAPYDLFVRWKPLRQQAIGWEPDLDDGVRLNVRPFVTARPLNARGRNASILRVTPNVKWDKDRGKEVARDKKDFPWFWSWDGTTADFGGGPEFDGNRWNDLHYRRAFKEAVRERALVGASGDPQGCSRGGAR